TGCGACGAAGGGGGAATAACGGTGGATCGAATTCACGTAACAGGAATGCGTTTTTATGGGTATCACGGTGTATTCGCAGAAGAGACGAAACTCGGTCAACGCTTTAATGTCGACTTATCGATCGGACTTGCATTGGCAGAAGCCGGTCGGACGGATGATTTGACGAAAAGTGTCAATTACGCCGAATTGTATGAAGCGACGAAACGTGTCGTCGAAGGAGAACCGCTCCAACTCGTCGAAGCCTTGGCGGATCGTATCGCAAAAGAAGTCTTTGCGTTAGATGAGCGAATTCAAGAAGCGTCGATCAAGGTCATCAAACCGGATCCGCCGATTGCCGGTCATTATGAACATGTGGCGGTCGAGATCAATCGCCTTCGGGAGGACTATGCATGAAGGAAGCTTATATTGCACTCGGTTCGAACATCGGTGATAAAGCGGCTCACTTAAGAGCAGCGATTGCTCGCCTAAGAGCGTTACCGTCCGTTCATGACGTAAAGACCTCTTCCATTTATGAGACTGTACCTGTCGGGTATCTAGATCAGGATTTATTCTATAATATGGTCGTCGCAGTTCGAACGACGGATGAGGCAGATGTCTTACTTGGACGACTGCAGGAAATTGAACAGCTAGAAGGACACGAGCGTCTGTTCAAAAATGGACCACGGACGCTTGACTTAGATATTTTGCTGTATGAGGAAGAACGCATTGACCTCGAAGGATTAACCGTTCCGCATCCGCGGATGCAAGAGCGGGCATTCGTTCTCGCACCATTACGTGAGCTCGCAGCAACATTCGTCGTACCTGGTCTTGGGCAAAGTGTCGAGCGGTTGTATCAGCAGTTACCGGAGACAGAACGAAACGGTGTGCGACGCTTAGGTGGTCTTTTAGAAGCGGAGGAACAATAATGGAATTTAACATTGGCGATGTCAAACTGAAGAATCAAGTCATCTTGGCGCCGATGGCAGGCGTCTGTAATCCGGCGTTTCGATTAATCGCAAAAGAATTCGGTGCAGGACTCGTCTGTGCGGAGATGGTCAGCGATAAAGGCATCTTGTATGAGAACGAACGGACGCTACAGATGCTCTATGTGGATGAGCGGGAAAAACCGCTGAGTCTTCAAATCTATGGTGGTTCAAAAGAGACGCTCGTTCAAGCAGCACGATATGTCGAAGCGAACACGAATGCCGACATCATTGATATCAATATGGGCTGTCCGGTTCCGAAAGTCACGAAAAGTGATGCTGGAGCGAAATGGTTGCTTGATCCCGATAAGGTGTATGAGATGGTCCATGCGGTAACGCAAGCGATCGATAAACCGGTGACGGTCAAGATGCGGACCGGCTGGGACAGTCATCACATCTATTGTGTCGATAATGTCAAAGCGGCAGAAGCGGGTGGTGCGAAAGCCGTTGCCGTCCACGGGCGAACACGTTCTCAAAAGTACGAAGGTGTCGCAGACTGGAACATCATTGGGGAAGCCAAAAAAGCGGTCAACATTCCAATCATCGGAAATGGAGATGTTCAGACTCCGCAAGATGCAAAACGGATGATTGACGAGATCGGCGTCGACGGTGTCATGATCGGACGGGCAGCTCTCGGGAACCCATGGATGTTGTATCAGACGATCCAGTATCTCGAATCAGGAACGCTTCCGGCAGAACCGACAGCGCGCGAGAAGATTGATATTTGTCTTTTGCACGCAACGCGACTGGTCGCGCTAAAGGGAGAAGAACTCGCCGTACGCGAAATGCGGACACACGTCGCTTGGTACTTGAAAGGAATGAAGGGGAACGGTCGCGTTCGCAATGCGTTGTTTAATATCGATACGCACGCGGGACTCGTTGAACTCTTACAGCAGTACTTGCGGACACTCGAAGAAGACGTAGCATATGCCTAACAGGTAAAGTATGGTCGGACAGAGTCGTTTTGTGGTACGCTAGTTGCATTGAAGATGAGCGTATCGGTTTTCTAAAGGGCTGTCGGTCATTCCGGCAGCTTTTTATTCGAGAGAATCGTCGTGAACCATTATTAAAAGGAGTGAAGACAGTGAGTCAGGATATGGAAATGAACGATCAAATGCAGGTGCGTCTCGGTAAGATGAACGCCATGCGTGAACAAGGTCTCGATCCATTCGGCGCACGTTTTGAACGTTCGACGGATACTGCGAGCATTCGTGCATCATTTGGTGAACATACAAAAGAAGAGTTGGCTGAACTGAAACCGGAAGTTGCCATCGCGGGTCGTGTCATGACGACACGTCGTAAAGGAAAGGTTAGCTTTACGAACGTCCAGGATGTACAAGGTCAAATTCAGTTGTATGTCCGTAAAGATGATGTCGGTGAAGATGCCTATGAGATCTATAAGACATGTGACTTAGGTGACATCGTCGGGATCCAAGGTTACGTGTTCAAGACGAATGTTGGTGAACTCTCTGTTCACGTCACAGCATTTACGTTATTAACGAAAGCGTTACGTCCACTTCCGGATAAATATCACGGATTAAAAGATATCGAACAACGTTACCGTCAGCGTTACCTCGACCTTATTACGAACCAAGAATCACGTGAGACATTCATCGCACGGAGTAAAGTCATTCGTGGAATCCGTCAATATCTCGATAACCTCGGATACTTGGAAGTCGAAACACCAATGTTGCACACGATTGCGGGTGGAGCATCGGCTCGTCCGTTCATCACGCATCATAATGCACTCGACATGACGCTTTACATGCGGATTGCGATCGAGCTCCATTTGAAACGTTTGATCGTCGGTGGACTTGAGAAAGTCTACGAAATCGGTCGTGTGTTCCGTAATGAAGGAATCTCAACACGCCATAACCCAGAATTCACGATGATCGAACTCTATGAAGCGTATGCGGATTATAAAGACATCATGAACTTAACAGAGAATCTGATCGCTCACGTCGCACAAGAAGTACTCGGTACGACACAAGTCACTTACGGAGAAGACGTCATCGATCTATCTGTCGGTTGGAAACGAGCACACATGGTAGATCTCGTTAAAGAAGCGACAGGTGTCGACTTCTTCGAACAGATTTCAAACGAACGTGCTCTTGAACTGGCACATGAACACGGTGTTGAAGTCCAGTCGCACATGACGACGGGACATATCTTGAATGAGTTCTTCGAACAAAAAGTAGAAGAAACACTAGTCCAACCAACATTCGTCTATGGTCACCCTGTTGAAGTATCACCGCTGGCGAAGAAAAATCCAGAGGATCCACGTTTTACGGATCGCTTTGAATTGTTCATCGTCCGTCGTGAGCATGCGAATGCCTTCACGGAATTGAACGATCCAATCGATCAACGTGAACGTTTCGAAGCACAACTCGTCGAAAAAGAAGCAGGAAACGACGAAGCACATGAAATGGATACAGACTTCATTGAAGCACTCGAGTACGGTATGCCGCCAACGGGTGGTCTTGGAATCGGGATCGATCGTCTCGTCATGCTGTTGACGAATGCGCCATCGATTCGTGATGTGTTACTCTTCCCGACGATGCGTCATCAACAAAATTAATGAGTAGAGCTCCGTTCCTTCTATACCTTATAGAAGGAACGGAGCGTTCTTTTTGAAGTCAATGTAGGGATAAACGAGTCAAAAAACGGGTAAATGAAAGTTTTTAAATGTTTTTCTAATAAAATGCTTGTACGATTCAAAAAGCCATGGTATATTACTTCTTGTGCCGCGAATGGTCGTGACACACAAAAATAAATATCAAAAAAGTTGTTGACAATCGAGTTGATAACTTGTTAAGATATTAAAGTTGCTGAAAACGACACGACGAACTTTGAAAACTGAACGATGAGGCAAAAATCGTATTCTACGGAATACAAACATGAATGAAGCGCAAGCTTCGTCAATCGTGACTTCGGTCACAAAAACGAGCAAGTCAAACACTTCATGGAGAGTTTGATCCTGGCTCAGGACGAACGCTGGCGGCGTGCCTAATACATGCAAGTCGAGCGCAGGAAACTGACGGAACTCTTCGGAGGGAAGGCAGTGGAATGAGCGGCGGACGGGTGAGTAACACGTAAGGAACCTGCCTCAAGGATTGGGATAACTCCGAGAAATCGGAGCTAATACCGGATAGTTCAACGGACCGCATGGTCCGCTGATGAAAGGCGCTTCGGCGTCACCTTGAGATGGCCTTGCGGTGCATTAGCTAGTTGGTGGGGTAACGGCCCACCAAGGCGACGATGCATAGCCGACCTGAGAGGGTGATCGGCCACACTGGGACTGAGACACGGCCCAGACTCCTACGGGAGGCAGCAGTAGGGAATCTTCCACAATGGACGAAAGTCTGATGGAGCAACGCCGCGTGAGTGATGAAGGTTTTCGGATCGTAAAACTCTGTTGTAAGGGAAGAACACGTACGAGAGGTAATGCTCGTACCTTGACGGTACCTTACGAGAAAGCCACGGCTAACTACGTGCCAGCAGCCGCGGTAATACGTAGGTGGCAAGCGTTGTCCGGAATTATTGGGCGTAAAGCGCGCGCAGGCGGCCTTTTAAGTCTGATGTGAAAGCCCCCGGCTCAACCGGGGAGGGCCATTGGAAACTGGAAGGCTTGAGTACAGAAGAGAAGAGTGGAATTCCACGTGTAGCGGTGAAATGCGTAGAGATGTGGAGGAACACCAGTGGCGAAGGCGACTCTTTGGTCTGTAACTGACGCTGAGGCGCGAAAGCGTGGGGAGCAAACAGGATTAGATACCCTGGTAGTCCACGCCGTAAACGATGAGTGCTAGGTGTTGGGGGGTTTCCGCCCCTCAGTGCTGAAGCTAACGCATTAAGCACTCCGCCTGGGGAGTACGGCCGCAAGGCTGAAACTCAAAGGAATTGACGGGGACCCGCACAAGCGGTGGAGCATGTGGTTTAATTCGAAGCAACGCGAAGAACCTTACCAACTCTTGACATCCCATTGACCGCTTGAGAGATCAAGTTTTCCCTTCGGGGACAATGGTGACAGGTGGTGCATGGTTGTCGTCAGCTCGTGTCGTGAGATGTTGGGTTAAGTCCCGCAACGAGCGCAACCCCTATCCTTAGTTGCCAGCATTTAGTTGGGCACTCTAGGGAGACTGCCGGTGACAAACCGGAGGAAGGTGGGGATGACGTCAAATCATCATGCCCCTTATGAGTTGGGCTACACACGTGCTACAATGGACGGTACAAAGGGCAGCGAGACCGCGAGGTGGAGCCAATCCCATAAAGCCGTTCCCAGTTCGGATTGCAGGCTGCAACTCGCCTGCATGAAGTCGGAATCGCTAGTAATCGCAGGTCAGCATACTGCGGTGAATACGTTCCCGGGTCTTGTACACACCGCCCGTCACACCACGAGAGTTTGCAACACCCGAAGCCGGTGAGGTAACCGCAAGGAGCCAGCCGTCGAAGGTGGGGTAGATGATTGGGGTGAAGTCGTAACAAGGTAGCCGTATCGGAAGGTGCGGCTGGATCACCTCCTTTCTAAGGAAAACGTCCCTTACGGGACATGCCCATCGTTCAGTTTTGAGAGCTCGTCTCTCAGTCTCGATAGAGACACTCGCACCTTGAAAACTGAAGACATCAACAAGACATCAAACTTTTAATTAACCATGTCATTTAAGACGTGTGTTCTTAGAATACCAACGCTAGATCAAGGTATGAAGGGCGTACGGTGGATGCCTTGGCACTAGGAGCCGATGAAGGACGCGACGAACAGCGATATGCTTCGGGGAGCAGTAAGTATGCTTTGATCCGAAGATTTCCGAATGGGGGAACCCACCATCTGTAATGGGATGGGACATGTTACATGAATACATAGTGTAGCGTGAGGCAGACCCGGGGAACTGAAACATCTAAGTACCCGGAGGAAGAGAAAGCAAATGCGATTCCCTGAGTAGCGGCGAGCGAAACGGGAACAGCCCAAACCGAAGAGCATGCTCTTCGGGGTTGTAGGACACTCTATACGGAGTCAAAAAGGAAGACAGTAGGTGAAGGACCTGGAAAGGTCGGCCGAAGAAGGTGACAGCCCTGTAGCTGAAACTGTTTTCCCTCCAGAGTGGATCCTGAGTACGGCGGGACACGTGAAACCCCGTCGGAATCCGGGAGGACCATCTCCCAAGGCTAAATACTCCCTAGTGACCGATAGTGAACCAGTACCGTGAGGGAAAGGTGAAAAGCACCCCGGAAGGGGAGTGAAATAGATCCTGAAACCGTATGCCTACAAGTAGTCAGAGCCCGTTAACGGGTGATGGCGTGCCTTTTGTAGAATGAACCGGCGAGTTACGATAACGCGCGAGGTTAAGCCGATGAGGCGGAGCCGTAGCGAAAGCGAGTCTGAACAGGGCGTTCAGTGCGTTGTCGTAGACCCGAAACCAGGTGATCTACCCATGTCCAGGATGAAGGTCAGGTAACACTGACTGGAGGTCCGAACCCACGCACGTTGAAAAGTGCGGGGATGAGGTGTGGGTAGCGGTGAAATGCCAATCGAACCTGGAGATAGCTGGTTCTCCCCGAAATAGCTTTAGGGCTAGCCTCGAGGTTGAGAGTTCTGGAGGTAGAGCACTGATTGGACTAGGGGCCCCCACAGGGTTACCGAATTCAGTTAAACTCCGAATGCCAGCAACTTATACTCGGGAGTCAGACTGCGAGTGATAAGATCCGTAGTCAAGAGGGAAACAGCCCAGACCGCCAGCTAAGGTCCCAAAGTGTATGTTAAGTGGAAAAGGATGTGGCGCTGCCTAGACAGCTAGGATGTTGGCTTAGAAGCAGCCACCATTCAAAGAGTGCGTAATAGCTCACTAGTCGAGTGGCGCCGCGCCGAAAATGTAACGGGGCTAAACATACCACCGAAGCTGCGGATTCCGTAAGGAATGGTAGGGGAGCGTTCCAAACCGCTGTGAAGCTGTACCGGAAGGAGCAGTGGAGCGTTTGGAAGTGAGAATGCCGGTGTGAGTAGCGAAAAGAGGGGTGAGAATCCCCTCCGTCGAAAGCCCAAGGTTTCCTGAGGAAGGCTCGTCCGCTCAGGGTTAGTCTGGACCTAAGCCGAGGCCGAAAGGCGTAGGCGATGGATAACAGGTTGATATTCCTGTACCGCCGATCCACCGTTTGAACAATGGGGGGACGCAGGAGGATAGTGACGCATGCGGATGGAAGTGCATGTGCAAGTTTCAAGACCGTCTGATTGGCAAATCCGTCAGGCACCAAAGTCAAGGAACGATGCGGAGTCCCGTAGGGACGTAGGTCACGATTTCACACTGCCAAGAAAAGCCTCTAGTGAGGGGGAAGGCGCCAGTACCGTAAACCGACACAGGTAGGCGAGATGAGAATTCTAAGACGCGCGGGATAACTCTCGTTAAGGAACTCGGCAAAATGGTCCCGTAACTTCGGGAGAAGGGACGCTCTACATGAGTAGAGCCGCAGTGAATAGGCCCAAACGACTGTTTAGCAAAAACACAGGTCTCTGCTAAATCGCAAGATGACGTATAGGGGCTGACGCCTGCCCGGTGCTGGAAGGTTAAGGGGATGGGTTAGCGCAAGCGAAGCTTTGAACCGAAGCCCCAGTAAACGGCGGCCGTAACTATAACGGTCCTAAGGTAGCGAAATTCCTTGTCGGGTAAGTTCCGACCCGCACGAAAGGCGTAACGATTTGGGCACTGTCTCAACGAGAGACCCGGTGAAATCATAGTACCTGTGAAGATGCAGGTTACCCGCGACAGGACGGAAAGACCCCATGGAGCTTTACTACAGCCTGATATTGAGGCTTTGTGCATGATGTACAGGATAGGCGGGAGACGTCGAGCCCGGAGCGCCAGCTTCGGAGGAGTCACCCTTGGGATACCGCCCTTCATGCATAGAGTCTCTAACTCGCAGCCGTCATCCGGCTGGAGGACCGTGTCAGGCGGGTAGTTTGACTGGGGCGGTCGCCTCCTAAACAGTAACGGAGGCGCCCAAAGGTTCCCTCAGAATGGTTGGAAATCATTCGTAGAGCGCAAAGGCAGAAGGGAGCTTGACTGCGAGACCTACAAGTCGAGCAGGGACGAAAGTCGGGCTTAGTGATCCGGTGGTTCCGCATGGAAGGGCCATCGCTCAACGGATAAAAGCTACCCTGGGGATAACAGGCTGATCTCCCCCAAGAGTCCACATCGACGGGGAGGTTTGGCACCTCGATGTCGGCTCATCGCATCCTGGGGCTGGAGTAGGTCCCAAGGGTTGGGCTGTTCGCCCATTAAAGCGGTACGCGAGCTGGGTTCAGAACGTCGTGAGACAGTTCGGTCCCTATCCGTCGTGGGCGCAGGAAATTTGAGGAGAGCTGTCCTTAGTACGAGAGGACCGGGATGGACGCACCGCTGGTGTACCAGTTGTTCCGCCAGGAGCATCGCTGGGTAGCTACGTGCGGACGGGATAAATGCTGAAAGCATCTAAGCATGAAGCCCCCTCCAAGATGAGATTTCCCTTTGAGTAATCAAGAAAGACCCCTCAGAGACGATGAGGTAGATAGGTCACGGGTGGAAGCATGGCGACATGTGGAGCTGAGTGATACTAATCGGTCGAGGCCTTGTTCTAGCAGATGCTTGTTGATGACTTCAGTTTTGAGGGCGCGAGCCTTTCAAAAAAACGAAAAAAAAGTCTTGACGTTATGTGAACATAATGTTAAGATAATAAATGTCTGGTGGCGATAGCCAAGTGGTCACACCCGTTCCCATGCCGAACACGGAAGTTAAGCACTTGAACGCCGAAAGTAGTTGGGGGCTTCCCCCTGTGAGGATAGGACGCTGCCAGGCGATACATATGGAGGATTAGCTCAGCTGGGAGAGCACCTGCCTTACAAGCAGGGGGTCGGCGGTTCGATCCCGTCATCCTCCACCATTTTTTATTACACTTGCCGGTGTAGCTCAGCTGGTAGAGCAACTGACTTGTAATCAGTAGGTCGCGGGTTCGACTCCTGTTGCCGGCACCATCTTTATCTTCAATGATCACCAGAATTCAATTATGAATGAAGGTTCTACCTTTTATATCCCTGCCGGGGTGGCGGAACTGGTAGACGCACAGGACTTAAAATCCTGCGGGGGTTTCCCCGTGCCGGTTCGATTCCGGCCCTCGGTACCATTTTCATTTTGATGTTTGCTGTTTGATCCTTATATTCCGCACCCTTAGCTCAGCTGGATAGAGTACTTGACTACGAATCAAGGGGTCGGGAGTTCGAATCTCTCAGGGTGCATTTTCGGGAAGTAGCTCAGCTTGGTAGAGCACTTGGTTTGGGACCAAGGGGTCGCAGGTTCGAATCCTGTCTTCCCGACCATCTTCAATTTCATCCCTTTAATGGGGCCTTAGCTCAGCTGGGAGAGCGCCTGCCTTGCACGCAGGAGGTCAGCGGTTCGATCCCGCTAGGCTCCACCATTTTTATGACGAACTTTGAAAACTGAACGATGAGGCAAAAATCGTATTCTACGGAATACAAACATGAATGAAGCGCAAGCTTCGTCAATCGTGACTTCGGTCACAAAAACGAGCAAGTCAAACACTTCATGGAGAGTTTGATCCTGGCTCAGGACGAACGCTGGCGGCGTGCCTAATACATGCAAGTCGAGCGCAGGAAACTGACGGAACTCTTCGGAGGGAAGGCAGTGGAATGAGCGGCGGACGGGTGAGTAACACGTAAGGAACCTGCCTCAAGGATTGGGATAACTCCGAGAAATCGGAGCTAATACCGGATAGTTCAACGGACCGCATGGTCCGCTGATGAAAGGCGCTTCGGCGTCACCTTGAGATGGCCTTGCGGTGCATTAGCTAGTTGGTGGGGTAACGGCCCACCAAGGCGACGATGCATAGCCGACCTGAGAGGGTGATCGGCCACACTGGGACTGAGACACGGCCCAGACTCCTACGGGAGGCAGCAGTAGGGAATCTTCCACAATGGACGAAAGTCTGATGGAGCAACGCCGCGTGAGTGATGAAGGTTTTCGGATCGTAAAACTCTGTTGTAAGGGAAGAACACGTACGAGAGGTAATGCTCGTACCTTGACGGTACCTTACGAGAAAGCCACGGCTAACTACGTGCCAGCAGCCGCGGTAATACGTAGGTGGCAAGCGTTGTCCGGAATTATTGGGCGTAAAGCGCGCGCAGGCGGCCTTTTAAGTCTGATGTGAAAGCCCCCGGCTCAACCGGGGAGGGCCATTGGAAACTGGAAGGCTTGAGTACAGAAGAGAAGAGTGGAATTCCACGTGTAGCGGTGAAATGCGTAGAGATGTGGAGGAACACCAGTGGCGAAGGCGACTCTTTGGTCTGTAACTGACGCTGAGGCGCGAAAGCGTGGGGAGCAAACAGGATTAGATACCCTGGTAGTCCACGCCGTAAACGATGAGTGCTAGGTGTTGGGGGGTTTCCGCCCCTCAGTGCTGAAGCTAACGCATTAAGCACTCCGCCTGGGGAGTACGGCCGCAAGGCTGAAACTCAAAGGAATTGACGGGGACCCGCACAAGCGGTGGAGCATGTGGTTTAATTCGAAGCAACGCGAAGAACCTTACCAACTCTTGACATCCCATTGACCGCTTGAGAGATCAAGTTTTCCCTTCGGGGACAATGGTGACAGGTGGTGCATGGTTGTCGTCAGCTCGTGTCGTGAGATGTTGGGTTAAGTCCCGCAACGAGCGCAACCCCTATCCTTAGTTGCCAGCATTTAGTTGGGCACTCTAGGGAGACTGCCGGTGACAAACCGGAGGAAGGTGGGGATGACGTCAAATCATCATGCCCCTTATGAGTTGGGCTACACACGTGCTACAATGGACGGTACAAAGGGCAGCGAGACCGCGAGGTGGAGCCAATCCCATAAAGCCGTTCCCAGTTCGGATTGCAGGCTGCAACTCGCCTGCATGAAGTCGGAATCGCTAGTAATCGCAGGTCAGCATACTGCGGTGAATACGTTCCCGGGTCTTGTACACACCGCCCGTCACACCACGAGAGTTTGCAACACCCGAAGCCGGTGAGGTAACCGCAAGGAGCCAGCCGTCGAAGGTGGGGTAGATGATTGGGGTGAAGTCGTAACAAGGTAGCCGTATCGGAAGGTGCGGCTGGATCACCTCCTTTCTAAGGAAAACGTCCCTTACGGGACATGCCCATCGTTCAGTTTTGAGAGCTCGTCTCTCAGTCTCGATAGAGACACTCGCACCTTGAAAACTGAAGACATCAACAAGACATCAAACTTTTAATTAACCATGTCATTTAAGACGTGTGTTCTTAGAATACCAACGCTAGATCAAGGTATGAAGGGCGTACGGTGGATGCCTTGGCACTAGGAGCCGATGAAGGACGCGACGAACAGCGATATGCTTCGGGGAGCAGTAAGTATGCTTTGATCCGAAGATTTCCGAATGGGGGAACCCACCATCTGTAATGGGATGGGACATGTTACATGAATACATAGTGTAGCGTGAGGCAGACCCGGGGAACTGAAACATCTAAGTACCCGGAGGAAGAGAAAGCAAATGCGATTCCCTGAGTAGCGGCGAGCGAAACGGGAACAGCCCAAACCGAAGAGCATGCTCTTCGGGGTTGTAGGACACTCTATACGGAGTCAAAAAGGAAGACAGTAGGTGAAGGACCTGGAAAGGTCGGCCGAAGAAGGTGACAGCCCTGTAGCTGAAACTGTTTTCCCTCCAGAGTGGATCCTGAGTACGGCGGGACACGTGAAACCCCGTCGGAATCCGGGAGGACCATCTCCCAAGGCTAAATACTCCCTAGTGACCGATAGTGAACCAGTACCGTGAGGGAAAGGTGAAAAGCACCCCGGAAGGGGAGTGAAATAGATCCTGAAACCGTATGCCTACAAGTAGTCAGAGCCCGTTAACGGGTGATGGCGTGCCTTTTGTAGAATGAACCGGCGAGTTACGATAACGCGCGAGGTTAAGCCGATGAGGCGGAGCCGTAGCGAAAGCGAGTCTGAACAGGGCGTTCAGTGCGTTGTCGTAGACCCGAAACCAGGTGATCTACCCATGTCCAGGATGAAGGTCAGGTAACACTGACTGGAGGTCCGAACCCACGCACGTTGAAAAGTGCGGGGATGAGGTGTGGGTAGCGGTGAAATGCCAATCGAACCTGGAGATAGCTGGTTCTCCCCGAAATAGCTTTAGGGCTAGCCTCGAGGTTGAGAGTTCTGGAGGTAGAGCACTGATTGGACTAGGGGCCCCCACAGGGTTACCGAATTCAGTTAAACTCCGAATGCCAGCAACTTATACTCGGGAGTCAGACTGCGAGTGATAAGATCCGTAGTCAAGAGGGAAACAGCCCAGACCGCCAGCTAAGGTCCCAAAGTGTATGTTAAGTGGAAAAGGATGTGGCGCTGCCTAGACAGCTAGGATGTTGGCTTAGAAGCAGCCACCATTCAAAGAGTGCGTAATAGCTCACTAGTCGAGTGGCGCCGCGCCGAAAATGTAACGGGGCTAAACATACCACCGAAGCTGCGGATTCCGTAAGGAATGGTAGGGGAGCGTTCCAAACCGCTGTGAAGCTGTACCGGAAGGAGCAGTGGAGCGTTTGGAAG
This region of Exiguobacterium acetylicum DSM 20416 genomic DNA includes:
- the folB gene encoding dihydroneopterin aldolase; the encoded protein is MDRIHVTGMRFYGYHGVFAEETKLGQRFNVDLSIGLALAEAGRTDDLTKSVNYAELYEATKRVVEGEPLQLVEALADRIAKEVFALDERIQEASIKVIKPDPPIAGHYEHVAVEINRLREDYA
- the lysS gene encoding lysine--tRNA ligase, translated to MEMNDQMQVRLGKMNAMREQGLDPFGARFERSTDTASIRASFGEHTKEELAELKPEVAIAGRVMTTRRKGKVSFTNVQDVQGQIQLYVRKDDVGEDAYEIYKTCDLGDIVGIQGYVFKTNVGELSVHVTAFTLLTKALRPLPDKYHGLKDIEQRYRQRYLDLITNQESRETFIARSKVIRGIRQYLDNLGYLEVETPMLHTIAGGASARPFITHHNALDMTLYMRIAIELHLKRLIVGGLEKVYEIGRVFRNEGISTRHNPEFTMIELYEAYADYKDIMNLTENLIAHVAQEVLGTTQVTYGEDVIDLSVGWKRAHMVDLVKEATGVDFFEQISNERALELAHEHGVEVQSHMTTGHILNEFFEQKVEETLVQPTFVYGHPVEVSPLAKKNPEDPRFTDRFELFIVRREHANAFTELNDPIDQRERFEAQLVEKEAGNDEAHEMDTDFIEALEYGMPPTGGLGIGIDRLVMLLTNAPSIRDVLLFPTMRHQQN
- the folK gene encoding 2-amino-4-hydroxy-6-hydroxymethyldihydropteridine diphosphokinase, which encodes MKEAYIALGSNIGDKAAHLRAAIARLRALPSVHDVKTSSIYETVPVGYLDQDLFYNMVVAVRTTDEADVLLGRLQEIEQLEGHERLFKNGPRTLDLDILLYEEERIDLEGLTVPHPRMQERAFVLAPLRELAATFVVPGLGQSVERLYQQLPETERNGVRRLGGLLEAEEQ
- the dusB gene encoding tRNA dihydrouridine synthase DusB; the protein is MEFNIGDVKLKNQVILAPMAGVCNPAFRLIAKEFGAGLVCAEMVSDKGILYENERTLQMLYVDEREKPLSLQIYGGSKETLVQAARYVEANTNADIIDINMGCPVPKVTKSDAGAKWLLDPDKVYEMVHAVTQAIDKPVTVKMRTGWDSHHIYCVDNVKAAEAGGAKAVAVHGRTRSQKYEGVADWNIIGEAKKAVNIPIIGNGDVQTPQDAKRMIDEIGVDGVMIGRAALGNPWMLYQTIQYLESGTLPAEPTAREKIDICLLHATRLVALKGEELAVREMRTHVAWYLKGMKGNGRVRNALFNIDTHAGLVELLQQYLRTLEEDVAYA